One Actinomycetospora corticicola genomic window, CTGGCTCGGCTATCCCGACGGCAGGCTCTACGTCACCCACGAGCTGCGCCGCGACCTCTCGCGCGTGATCCGCAAGCGTCGCCCGGACCGAGCCGTCGTCCCGTCGCCCACCCGCAACCTGCGCAGCACCTACGGCAGCCACCCCGACCACATCGCCGCCGGCGAGGCGTCCATGTGCGCGATCTACCCCGACGCCCGCAACCCCTTCGCCCACCCCGAGCTCCTCGCCGACGAGGGCCTGGAGGCCTGGACCGTGCCGGAGACCTGGATCGCCAACCCCGGCGAGGGCGCCGACCGCTACCTCGACATCACCGACACGATCGACCTCAAGATCGAGGCCCTCCGCGCCCACGAGTCGCAGACCGGCCACATGACCGACCTCGCCGAGCGCATGCAGATGTGGGGCTACTCCCAGGCCAAGTCCGCGGGCTGGTGCGACGACGGCACCCCCGCCGATCAGCGCCGCTACGCCGAGGGCTTCCTCGTCCTCGACACCAAGTAGCCCTTCCCGACGCCGGGTCGGGGCGGGCCCGCCGTGTGCGTCGCGCGACGGGGCGACCGAAGGCTGCGCAGGTCGCTCGAGCGGCGACGCGAGGAGTGGCAGCGGGAGGACACGTACGGCCGCTGGTGACGCAAGCCGACACACCGGTTGGCAAGTGTCTCGCGGTGGGACACGCCGAACGACACGCCGACACCACCCGCTTGGGTGCACGCCGACACGCTGAGGAGACACGCCTACGCTGGTGCTCGCCATGGCCGATCCGAGCACCTACCGCCCCGCCCCGGGAACCATCCCGGAGGCGCCTGGCGTCTACCGGTTCTCCGACGCGAGCGGTCGCGTCATCTACGTCGGCAAGGCCAAGAGCCTCCGCAGCCGCCTGAACTCCTACTTCGCCGATCTGTCGGGGCTGCACCCGCGCACCCGCCGCATGGTCACCACCGCGGCGGCGGTCCAGTGGACCGTGGTCGGCACCGAGGTCGAGGCCCTCCAGCTCGAGTACAACTGGATCAAGGAGTACGACCCGCAGTTCAACGTCCGCTACCGGGACGACAAGACCTACCCGGTCCTCGCGGTCACGCTGAACGAGGAGTACCCGCAGCTCAAGGTCTACCGGGGCCCCCGCCGCAAGGGCGTCCGCTACTTCGGGCCGTACGCCCACGCCTGGGCGATCCGCGAGACGCTGAAGCTGCTCACCCGCGTCTTCCCGGCCCGCGTGTGCTCACCCGGTGTCTTCAAGCGGCACGGTCAGATCGGCCGGCCCTGCATGTTCGGCTACATCGGCAAGTGCGCGGCGCCGTGCGTGGGGCGGGTCTCCGCCGAGGAGCACCGGCAGATCGTGCTCGACTTCTGCGACTTCCTCGCGGGCCACACCGATCAGCTGATCACCCGCTTCGAGAAGGAGATGCAGGCCGCGTCGGCGGAGATGGACTTCGAGCGGGCCGCCCGCCTGCGCGACGACGCCGGTGCGCTGCGCCGCGTCGTCGAGAAGCAGGCCGTGGTGCTCGGCGACGGGACCGACGCCGACGTCGTGGCCTTCGCGCTCGACCCGCTGGAGGCCGCCGTCCAGGTCTTCCACGTGCGCGGCGGGCGCGTGCGGGGCCAGCGCGGGTGGGTCGTGGAGCGCGGAGAGGAGGACTCGCTCGAGGTCCTCGTCGGGCAGTTCCTCTCCCAGTTCTACGGCGAGCAGGCCGCGCTGGCCGGGTCGGCCGACGACGCCGTGCAGCCGGTGCCGCGCGAGGTGCTCGTGCCGGCGCTGCCGGAGGACCACGCGACGCTGACGCAGTGGCTCACCGGTCTGCGGGGGAGCCGGGTCAGCGTCCGGGTCGCGCAGCGCGGCGACAAGCGCACGCTCGCCGAGACCGTCGAGCGGAACGCCAAGGAGTCGCTGACCCAGCACAAGCTCAAGCGCGCGGGCGACCTCACGGCGCGCAGCGCGGCCCTCGAGGAGATCCAGGAGTACCTGGAGCTCGACTCGGCGCCGCTGCGCATCGAGTGCACCGACGTCAGCCACGTGCAGGGCTCCGACGTCGTCGCGAGCCTCGTCGTCTTCGAGGACGGGCTGCCGAAGAAGGCCGACTACCGCCGGTTCGCGATCCGTGGCGGCGCGGAGGGCGGCGACGTCGCCGCGATCGCCGAGGTCGTCCGGCGCCGCTTCCAGCGCTACCTGCGCGAGACCGCCGAGGACGCCGAGCACGACCCGACGACGACCTCCTGCTCCGGCGAGACCGCCGACGGGGCCCCGGCGACGCGCGAGATCGACCCCGCCGAGATCGACGGCCCGCTCCCGGGCATCGACCCGACGACGGGTCGGCCACGCAAGTTCTCCTACGCGCCGAACCTGCTCGTCGTCGACGGCGGCGCCCCGCAGGTCGCCGCCGCGCAGGAGGTGCTCTCCGAGCTCGGCATCACCGACGTGGCGGTGTGCGGCCTCGCGAAGCGCCTCGAGGAGGTCTGGCTGCCGGGCGACGAGATGCCGGCGATCCTGCCGCGCACCTCCGAGGCGCTCTACCTGTTGCAGCGGATCCGCGACGAGGCGCACCGGTTCGCGATCACCTACCACCGCCAGAAGCGCTCGGCACGCATGACGGCCTCGGAGCTCGACGGCGTGCCGGGCCTCGGGTCGACGCGCAAGACCGCGCTCATCAAGCACTTCGGGTCGGTCAAGAAACTGCGGGCGGCGACCGTCGAGGAGATCACCGAGGTGCCGGGCGTCGGGAAGCGCACCGCGGAGGCGGTCCTGCAGGCACTCAACACGGGGGAGGCGTCGTGAGCGGCCGGGGGGAGCACGACGGTGGCGTCGAGGTCGCCATCGTCACCGGGGTCTCGGGGGCGGGGCGCAGTACGGCGGCCAAGGTCCTCGAGGACCTGGGGTGGTTCGTCGTCGACAACCTGCCGCCCGAGCTGCTGGAGACCGTCGTCGACCTCGGCGCCCGCTCGCAGGGCCAGGTGACCCGGATCGCCGTCGTCATGGACGTGCGCAGCCGCGCGTTCACCGCCGACCTGGGCACCCAGATCAAGGAGCTCGACACCCGCGGCGCCCGTCCGCGCGTGGTCTTCCTCGACGCCGACGACAGCGTGCTGATCCGGCGCTTCGAGTCCAACCGCCGCTCGCACCCGCTGCAGGGCGACGGCCGCCTGGTCGACGGGATCGATGCGGAACGAGAGCTGCTGGCCCCGCTGCGCGACCTCGCCGACCTCGTCGTCGACACCTCCAACCGCTCGGTGCACGAGCTGCGCAAGGCGATCGAGGAGGCGTTCCACGAGAGCGCCGCCGAGGTCACCTCGAGCGTCACCGTGCTCTCGTTCGGCTACAAGCACGGGCTGCCCCAGGACGCCGACCTCGTCGTCGACGTCCGGTTCCTGCCCAACCCGCACTGGATCCCCGAGCTCCGCGAGCACGACGGTCGTGAGGCCGTGGTCAGCGACTACGTGCTCACCCAGGAGGGCGCGGCGGAGTTCGTCGACCGCTACCTCGAGCTGCTGCGCATCGTGGGCGTCGGCTATCGCCGGGAGGGCAAGCGCTACCTCACGGTCGCGGTCGGCTGCACCGGCGGGAAGCACCGCAGCGTCGCGATCGCCGAGGAGATCGCCCGCCGGATGGCCGGCGAGGACGGGGTGCGGGTGACCGTGTCGCACCGGGACGTGGGGCGCGAGTGAACGGCAACGGCAACGGCGACGGCCCCGGCGCCCCGTTCCGCGCGACCGCCCTCGGCGGCGGCCACGGCCTGCACGCCACGCTGCGCGCGCTGCGGCGGCTCACCGACGACGTGACCGCGGTGGTGACGGTCGGGGACGACGGCGGGTCGTCCGGCCGGATCCGCCGGGAGCTCGACATCCTGCCGCTGGGCGACCTGCGGATGGCGCTCGACGCGCTCGCCGAGCGCGACCACGCGGGACCCACCGACGTCTCGGCCTGGCGACGGCTGTTCGAGCACCGGTTCGGCGGGTCGGGCGCGCTGGCCGGGCACGCCGTCGGCAACCTCGTGCTCGCAGGCCTCCTCGACGTCACCGGCGACCCCGTCGCCGCCCTCGACGAGGCGGGCAAGCTGCTCGGGCTGCGCGGCCGGGTGCTCCCGATGAGCACCGTGCCGGTCGACATCGAGGCCGACGTGACGGGCCTCGGCCTCTCGCCGTCGCAGGCCACCGACGACGACATCGCGCACCGCATCCGGGGGCAGGTCGCGGTCGCGACGACGCCGGGCCACGTCCGACAGGTCCGGCTGGTGCCCCGCCGCCCGAAGGCGTGCGCGGAGGCCGTCGAGGCGATCCGGACGGCGGACGTGGTGACGCTCGGGCCGGGCTCCTGGTTCACCAGCGTCATGCCGCACCTGCTCGTGCCCGAGCTGTTCACCGCGCTGTGCGAGACCGAGGCGCGGCGGGTGCTGGTGCTCAACCTGGCGCCGCAGCCGGGGGAGACCGCCGGATTCTCGCCGGAGCAGCACCTCGACGCGCTGGCCGAGCACGCCCCGCGGCTGCGGCTCGACGTCGTGATCGCCGATCCCGACGCGACGCCGGAGCCCGACCGGCTCCGCCGCGGCGCCGAGGCGTTCGGCGCGACCACCCTGTTCACCGCCGTCGGCGAACCCGACGGCGCCCCGCGCCACGATGCCGTGGCACTGGCCGGGGCCCTGCGGGAGGCGGCGGGCAGTGCCGCCTCGCGCGAGCGCGTGCCCGACGACGAGTGGGACGCGCGAGTCGAGACCTGGGGGAGAGCGGCACGGCGCCGGCTCGGAGCGGACGTGTTCTTCACGCCCACCGACGGCGCCTACCGCCACGACGAGGAGGACCTACGGTGGCCATGACCGCTGCGGTGAAGGACGAACTGAGCCGGCTCGCCGTCACGAAGACCTGCTGCCGGCGGGCCGAGGTGTCGGCCCTGCTGCGGTTCGGGGGCGGGCTGCACATCGTCAACGGCCGCGTCGTGGTGGAGGCCGAGCTCGACACCGGCAACGCCGCGCGCCGCCTGCGTCGCGAGATCCACGAGCTCTACGGGCACCAGCCCGAGGTCCACGTGCTCTCCCAGGGCAACCTGCGCAAGGGCACCCGGTACGTCGTGCGCGTGGCCACCGACGGCGACTCGCTGGCCCGACAGACCGGTCTGCTCGACCCGCGTGGCCGGCCGGTGCGCGGGCTGCCGCCGCAGGTCGTCTCGGGCGGGGTGTGCGACGCCGAGGCCGCGTGGCGCGGGGCGTTCCTCGCCCACGGCTCGCTGACCGAGCCCGGCCGCTCGTCCGCGCTGGAGATCACGTGCCCCGGCATGGAGGCCGCGATGGCCCTCGTCGGCGCCGCCCGTCGGCTCGGCGTGGCCGCGAAGGCGCGCGAGGTCCGCGGGGCCGACCGCGTGGTGGTGCGCGACGGCGACGCGATCGGCGCCCTGCTCACCCGCATCGGCGCCCACTCCTCGGTGCTGCAGTGGGAGGAGCGCCGGATGCGCCGCGAGGTGCGCGCGACGGCGAACCGCCTCGCGAACTTCGACGACGCGAACCTGCGCCGCTCGGTCAAGGCCGCCGTCACCGCCTCCGCCCGGGTGAACCGCGCCCTGGAGCTGCTCGGCGACGAGGTGCCCGACCACCTGATCACGGCGGGCCGCCTGCGCGTGCAGCACGAGCAGGCCTCCCTGGAGGAACTCGGCCAGCTCGCCGACCCGCCGATGACCAAGGACGCCGTCGCCGGCCGCATCCGTCGGCTGCTCGCGATGGCCGACAAGAAGGCCAAGGACATGCGCGTGCCGGACACGTCCGCGGCGGTCTCCGCCGAGGACCTCGAGGACGACATGGTCGAGGTCCCCGCGGGCCGCGAGCACTGACGCCGGAGCCGCGCGACCTGCCGTCAGGACGGGCGTAAGCGCTTACGGGTGAGGCGTTTGCGACGGTGCGCGCAGCACGGTCGCTTCGTTAGGGTCGGCCCTGCCAGCACGGACACCCGAAGAGACAGGACTGCGCGTGACCATCAAGATCGGCATCAACGGCTTCGGCCGGATCGGACGCAACGTCTTCCGCGCGCTCGAGGTCCAGCGCGCCGCCGGTACTGCCGACATCGAGGTGCTGGCGGTCAACGACATCACCGACAACAAGACGCTCGCGCACCTGCTCACGTACGACTCGGTGCACGGTCGCTTCGACGGCACGGTCGAGTACAACGACTCCGCGCTGATCGTGAACGGCACCGAGGTGAAGGCCTTCGCCGAGCGCGACCCGGCCGACCTGCCCTGGGGCGACCTGGGCGTCGACATCGTCATCGAGTCCTCGGGCATCTTCACCGACGCCGACTCGGCCGGGAAGCACCTCAAGGCCGGCGCCAAGAAGGTCGTCATCTCCGCCCCGGCCAAGGGCGAGGACCTGACGGTCGTCATGGGGATCAACGACAAGGCCTACGACGGCTCGCAGAACATCCTCTCCAACGCCTCCTGCACCACCAACTGCGTGGCGCCGATGGCGAAGGTGCTGCACGACGCGTTCGGCCTGCAGACCGGCTTCATGACCACCGTGCACGCCTACACCGGCGACCAGCGCGTCCACGACGCCCCGCACAAGGACCTGCGCCGCGCCCGCGCCGCCGCGGTCAACATCATCCCGACGACGACGGGTGCGGCCCAGGCGACCGCGCTCGCCCTGCCGGAGCTCGAGGGCAAGCTCAACGGCGTCGCGATGCGCGTCCCGGTGCCGGACGGCTCGGTGACCGACCTGACCGCGACGCTCGACCGCGAGGTCACCGCCGAGGAGGTCAACGAGGCCTTCAAGAACGCGGCCGAGGGTGAGCTCAAGGGCGTGCTCGTCTACACCGAGGACCCGATCGTCTCCACCGACATCGTCGGCACCCCGGCGTCGTGCACCTTCGACGCCGGCATGACGAAGGTCCTGGGCGGCAACACCGTCAAGATCATCGGCTGGTACGACAACGAGTGGGGCTACTCGAACCGCGTCGTGGACCTGACCACGCTCGTGGGTTCCAAGCTCTGATGAGGCGGGAGACGGCAGCGTTGCGGAGCTCGACCTCATGAAGACCGTCGACGACCTGATCGCGGAGGGCGTGCAGGACCGCCACGTCCTGCTGCGGGCCGACTTCAACGTCCCGCTCGACGGCTACTCGATCACCGACGACGGGCGTATCCGCGCGGCGTTGCCGACGATCACCAAGCTCGTCGGGGCGGGCGCGAAGCTGCTGGTCATGGCCCACCTGGGCCGGATCAGGGATCCGGAGCCGCTGGGCCGCGACAAGCGGTCCAGCCTCGCGCCGGTCGCCGGGCGGCTCGGGCAGCTGCTCGACCAGCGCGTGTCGCTGGCCGAGGACGTCGTCGGGCAGTCGGCCCGGGACGTCGCCGGCGCGCTGACCGCCGGCGGCGTCGCGATGCTCGCCAACGTGCGGTGCGAACCCCGCGAGACGGGTTCCGGCTCCGAGCGCGACGCCCTGGCGACCGAGCTCGCCGAGCTGGTGCCCGGCGGGGCGTTCGTCTCCGACGGCTTCGGCGTGGTGCACCGCGAGCAGGCGTCGGTGTACGAGATCGCGCGCAAACTCCCGGCCTACGGCGGCGACCTGGTCGCCCGCGAGACCGAGGTGCTGCGGCGCCTGACCGGCGACCCGGCCCGCCCGTACGTGGTGATCCTCGGCGGGTCGAAGGTGTCCGACAAGCTCGCGGTGCTGCAGAACCTGCTGCCGAAGGTGGACACGCTGCTGGTCGGCGGCGCGATGTGCTTCACCTTCCTCGCCGCCGAGGGCCACGACGTGGGCGGATCGAAGCTCGAGGCCGAGCAGGTCGACACCTGCCGGCGGCTGCTCTCGGAGTACGCCGACACCCTCGTGCTGCCGGTCGACGTCGTCGTCGCGGACGCCTTCGCGGCGGACGCGAACACCCGCACGGTGCCGGTCACGGAGATCCCGGAGGGCTGGATGGGGCTCGACGTCGGGCCGGAGACGGTCCGGCTGTTCGGCGAGAAGCTCGCCGACGCGGCGACGGTGTTCTGGAACGGCCCGATGGGCGTGTTCGAGATGGAGCCGTTCGCGGCCGGCACCACCGGGGTCGCGGAGGCCGTGGCCGACTCGCCGTCGTTCTCGGTGATCGGCGGGGGCGACTCGGCGTCGGCGATCCGCGCGGCCGGGCTCGACGAGGAGCGCTTCGGGCACATCTCCACCGGTGGGGGTGCCTCGTTGGAGTTCCTCGAGGGCAAGGACCTGCCCGGGATCGCCGTACTCGAGGAGGCCTCGTAGTGGCACGCACGCCGCTCATCGCCGGCAATTGGAAGATGAACCTGAACCACCTCGAGGCCATCGGGGTGGTGCAGAAGCTCTACTTCGGGCTGCCGACGAAGTACTACGACCACGTCGACGTGGCCGTGTGCCCGCCGTTCACCGACCTGCGCAGCGTGCAGACCGTGATCGACGCGGACTCCATGCCGATCACCTACGGCGGGCAGGACTGCTCGCCGGAGGAGTCCGGCGCCTTCACCGGGGACGTCTCGGCGGCCATGCTCGCGAAGCTGGGCTGCACGTGGGTGGTGCTCGGGCACTCCGAGCGCCGCACGATCCACGGCGAGGACGACGCCCTGGTGGCCCGCAAGGTGGCGAAGGCCCTCGAGCACGGGTTGACCCCGATCCTCTGCCTCGGCGAGGGCGAGGACGTCCGCGAGGCCGGGAACCACGTCCCGCACTGCACGGGGCAGCTCGACGGCTCGCTCGCCGGCCTCTCCGCGGAGCAGGTCGGGCGGGTCGTGCTCGCCTACGAGCCGGTCTGGGCCATCGGTACCGGGAAGACCGCCACCGCCCAGGACGCGCAGGAGGTCTGCCACGCCCTGCGGGCCCGCCTGCGCGAGCAGCACGGGGGTGCGGTGGCCGACGGGATCCGCATCCTCTACGGCGGGTCGGTGAAGTCCGGCAACGTCAAGGAGATCGTCGGGCAGGCCGACGTCGACGGCGCACTCGTCGGCGGCGCCTCGCTCGACCCGGAGGGTTTCGCCGAGCTGTGCGCCCTCGCGGCGGGTGGCCCGCTGTAGGCACCCCGTTCTTCAGCGAAGGGCCCCTTCCGTCGGGTGGATCGACGGAAGGGGCCCTTCGTTCGTCACCGGGTCGGCGCCCGGTCGTTCCACGGAGTGACCCCGGACCGTCCGGTCGGAGGGGCCGGGTAGTGTGACGCACGAACCCCCGCCCCGCACGACGGGGCGAGAGAACGACCTGGAGGTCACGGAGCCCGCGATGCGACTGTTCCTGGAGATCCTGCTCATCGTGTCCAGCGTGCTGCTGGTGCTGCTCGTGCTGCTGCACCGTGGCCGGGGCGGAGGTCTCTCGTCGCTGTTCGGCGGCGGTGTGCAGTCCAGCCTCGCCGGCTCAAGCGTGGTCGAGAAGAACCTCGACCGCCTCACCCTGTTCGTCGGTGCGATCTGGCTGATCGCCATCGTCGGGACGGGCCTGCTCATCAAGATCGAAGGTTGACCGGCCCGGACCCAGGCACCGGGCTCGTGACGATGCGGAGGTAGTGCCGACATGGCTACTGGCAACGCGATCCGGGGTACCCGGGTCGGGTCCGGTCCGATGGGTGAGTCGGAGCGGGGCGAGAGCGCGCAGCGTGTGCTCGTCTCGTTCTGGTGCTCGAACGGCCACGAGACCAAGCCCTCGTTCGCACACGACGCCGAGCTGCCCGCCACGTGGGACTGCCCGCGCTGCGGCCTGCCCGCGAACACCGACATGAAGAACCCGCCGCCCGCGCGCCGCACCGAGCCGTACAAGACGCACCTCGCGTACGTGAAGGAGCGGCGCAGCGACGCCGACGGCGAGGCCCTGCTCGAGGAGGCGCTCGGCAAGCTCCGAGCCCGTCGCGGGGAGAACTGATCCTCTGACAGGGTGTCCGGGTGACCGTGCCCGCAGAGATCACCGACACCCGCTTCTCGTTGAGCCAGGCCGAGATCCCCTCGGCCTGGTTCAACGTCGCCCCGCACCTCTCCAGCCCCCTCGACCCGCCGCTGCACCCCGCGACGCGTGAGCCGGTCGGCCCCGACGACCTCGCCCCGCTGTTCGCGGGTGAGCTCATCGGCCAGGAGATGTCGGCCGACCCGTGGATCGACATCCCGGGCGAGGTGCTCGACGTCCTGCGGCTGTGGAGGCCCACGCCGCTGATCCGGGCCCGCAGGCTCGAGGCGGCGCTGAAGACGCCGGCGCGCATCTACTTCAAGGACGAGTCCGTCTCGCCCGCCGGCTCGCACAAGCCGAACTCCGCGGTGCCGCAGGCGTTCTACAACGCCCGTGAGGGCATCAAGCGGCTCTCCACGGAGACCGGGGCGGGCCAGTGGGGCACCGCGTTGTCCTTCGCGTGCGCGCAGTACGACCTCGAGTGCGCCGTCTACATGGTGCGCAAGAGCTTCGAGCAGAAGCCGTACCGCAAGGTCATCATGGAGACCTGGGGCGGTTCGGTCGTGCCCTCGCCGATCGACGACCCGTCGAACGCGGGCTCGCTCGGCTCCGCGATCTCCGACGCGGTCGCCGACGCCATGGGCCGCGACGACACGCACTACGCGCTCGGCTCGGTGCTCAACCACGTGCTGCTGCACCAGACCGTGATCGGCCTCGAGGCCCAGCAGCAGCTCGCGCTCGCGGGCGAGACCCGCCCCGACGTCGTGATCGCGCCCTGCGGTGGCGGGTCCAACCTCGGCGGGCTCGCGCTGCCGTTCCTGCCCGACCCGTCGGTCCGGCTGCTCGCCGCGGAGCCCGCGTCGTGCCCGACGCTCACGCAGGGCACCTACGAGTACGACTTCGGCGACGTCCAGGGCCTCACGCCGATGATGAACATGTACACGCTCGGCCACGACTTCATGCCGCCCGGCATCCACGCCGGCGGCCTGCGCTACCACGGCGACTCGCCGATCATCTCCAAGCTGGTCCACGAGGGCCGGATGGAGGCCGTGGCGCACCGCCAGAAGGCCGTGTTCGAGGCGAACGTGCTGTTCGCCCGCGTCGAGGGCAAGCTGCCCGCGCCCGAGGCGGGTCACGGCATCGCCTCCGCGATCGCCGAGGCCAACGACGCGACCGAGAAGAACGAGGAGCGCGTCATCCTCTTCAACTACTGCGGCCACGGCCTGCTCGACCTCGCGGCCTACCAGGACTACCTCGCCGGTGACCTCGGCGAGGAGCCCTAACCCCTTCCCGACGACGGGTGCCGGGCCGGCACCCGTCGTCAGGACGAGGGCGCGTCGATCCCGACCGCCCGTGGCTCGACCAGCGAGGTCTTGATCACCGAGGTGACGGTGGAGCCGCGCTCGATCCAGAGCTCGAGCACCCGGTCCAGGTCGGCGACGTCGCGTACCTGGATGCGCACCAGCAGGCAGTCCTCGCCGGTGATCCGGTGGGCCTCGACCACCTCCGGGGTGCGCGCCACGATCTGCTCGAGTGCCTTGCCCTGCCCGAGCGCGGGCCGCACCCGCACCCACGCGCCGATCGGGAAGCCGACCGCGGCGGGGTCGACGTCGAGGCGGTAGCCCCGGATCACGCCGACCCGCTCGAGGCGCTGCACCCGCTCGGTGACGGCGGGCGCGCTCATGCCCACCACGCGCCCGAGGGCGCTCATGGACAGCCGGGGATCGTCCGCGAGCGCCCGCAGGATGGCCCGGTTGACGTCGTCGAGGAGCCCCTTGTCGTTCTCCAGGTAGGAGCGGCCCCGGGGTTCGAGAGTCGAAGTCACGACGCCACTATGTCCGTGGATCGGCCATGTCGTCCAGCCCTGAGGTCTCGCAGGATGAAGGTGTGTCAGACGACGGTGGTGAGCGTGGCGGCCGAGGTGGAGCCCAGCGAGGCCCACGCGGCGGCGAGCCGTTCGACCGCGTCGTCGAGCACGTCCACCCGGTGGGTGTAGGGCACCCGCAGGAAGCCCTCGAACGCGCCGCCGATGCCGAACCGCGGCCCCGCCGCGAGGTGCAGCCCCTGGCGGGCGGCGGCGTCGACGAGGGCGCTGGAGCGGGGTGCGCCCAGGTCGATCCAGGTGGAGAGCCCGCCCGTGGGGCTGGGCACCGTCCACTCCGGCACGGCGCGCCGCAGGGCCGCGACGAGGTGGTCGCGCTGCGCCGCGGCCGCCGCACGGCGCTCGGGCAGCAGGTCGTCGAGGCGCGCGAGCAGCGCCGCGGCGACGAGCTGCTCGAGGACGGGCGAGGCGATGTCGTCGGAGGCCCGACTGGTGGCGATCCGGCGCAGGACGGCCCGCGGGCCCCGCATCCAGCCCATGCGCAGGCCGCCCCAGACGGTCTTGCTCATCGATCCGATGGTGAGCACGGGGGCCTCGCCGGCCGTCGTCGCCCAGGCCCCGAGCGGCGGCGGGACCGGCTCGTCGAGCCACATCTCGCGCAGGCAGTCGTCGACGACGAGAGGCACGCCGTGCCGGCGGGCCGCCGCGACGACCGCGCCGCGGGTGTCGGCGTCCATGACCGCGCCGGTCGGGTTGTGGTGGTCGGGCACCAGGTAGGCCAGCGCGGGGGAGGACTCGCGCAGGCCCGCGGCGAAGGCGGCGACGTCCCAGCGGGTGCGCCCGTGGTGATCGCGGTCGAGCGCCATCGGGACCGGGCGGGCGGACGTGTGCCGCACGAGGTCGACCGCACCCGGGTAGGTGGGCTGCTCGATGAGGACGCGGTCACCCGGCCGCACGAGCGCCCGGACGGCGAGCGCGTGGGCGTGCTGGGCGCCGGCGGTGACCATCACCTCGTCGGGCGCGGTCGGCAGCCCCTGGGCGGTGAGGCGCTCCGCGATCGCGGTCCGCAGCAGCCGCGTCCCCAGCAGGTCGTAGCCCGGCCCGACGAGGTGGGTGGGCAGGGCCGCGAGGGCCTCGGCGCCGGCGGCCGTCATCGCCTCGATCGGGGCGGCCGGCGCGGCGTGCGCGAGGTCGATCACGCCCTGGGGGAGGTCGGGCGACACCGCGAAGGCGCCGCTCGGGGCGAAGGGCGCGGGGGAGGTGGTCGGGGTCCCGGACGGCAGGGCGGTCCAGGTGCCCGACCCGCGGCGCCGCAGCAGGTGGCCGCTCTCGCGCAGCTGCTCGTAGGCCGCGGCGACCGTGCCCCGCCCGATGCCCAGGGCCAGCGCCAGCTCCCGCTCGCTCGGCACCCGCGTCCCGACGGCGAGCCGGCCGTCGCCCAGCAGGGTGCGGATCCGTCCGGCCAGGGCCGCATAACCCATCGAGCCGTCGGCGAACTCGCCGAGCTGACGGACGAGCGCGTTGCCACCGAGCTGCTGTTCCACCGGTCACCTGCCACTTCTGCCACTCAGCCTGCCACTGTGGAGCCAATGGCCGTGGCACGCCTGTCAATGTCCAGCCACTCTAGAGATACCACCTCCTGACCACGAAGGAAGTCATCATGTTCGAGCTGCTCACCGTCGTCCTCGTCCTCGCCGCCGTGGCGGCCCTCGTCGCCCGCTACGGCGCCGACAGCCGCTCGAACGACGGCGCGGACCACCGCGACCCCGCCCTGCCCCGGGGCCCGCAGTACGGCCACACCCCGGCCTCGGACCTGCGGCTCCTCGCCGCGTTCGCCCGCCGGGTCGCGGCCCAGCGCCAGGCGTGGGCGGCCTACGACCGGTCGCTGCGGCCGTGGGAGACGCAGCGGAGCGGAGCTCGACCCATGGGGTGGGAGACCCCGCGCAGCACCGCTCGGCCGATCGGCTGAGCCACCAGAACGAACGAACGGCCCTCTCGCGCACATCGATGCTGCGAGAGGG contains:
- a CDS encoding PIG-L deacetylase family protein; this translates as MARILMIVAHPDDIDFGSGGSVAKWIAEGDTVDYCIVTDGDAGGFDEAVGRGEMATLRRKEQRAAADVYGVGEIDWLGYPDGRLYVTHELRRDLSRVIRKRRPDRAVVPSPTRNLRSTYGSHPDHIAAGEASMCAIYPDARNPFAHPELLADEGLEAWTVPETWIANPGEGADRYLDITDTIDLKIEALRAHESQTGHMTDLAERMQMWGYSQAKSAGWCDDGTPADQRRYAEGFLVLDTK
- the uvrC gene encoding excinuclease ABC subunit UvrC, whose protein sequence is MADPSTYRPAPGTIPEAPGVYRFSDASGRVIYVGKAKSLRSRLNSYFADLSGLHPRTRRMVTTAAAVQWTVVGTEVEALQLEYNWIKEYDPQFNVRYRDDKTYPVLAVTLNEEYPQLKVYRGPRRKGVRYFGPYAHAWAIRETLKLLTRVFPARVCSPGVFKRHGQIGRPCMFGYIGKCAAPCVGRVSAEEHRQIVLDFCDFLAGHTDQLITRFEKEMQAASAEMDFERAARLRDDAGALRRVVEKQAVVLGDGTDADVVAFALDPLEAAVQVFHVRGGRVRGQRGWVVERGEEDSLEVLVGQFLSQFYGEQAALAGSADDAVQPVPREVLVPALPEDHATLTQWLTGLRGSRVSVRVAQRGDKRTLAETVERNAKESLTQHKLKRAGDLTARSAALEEIQEYLELDSAPLRIECTDVSHVQGSDVVASLVVFEDGLPKKADYRRFAIRGGAEGGDVAAIAEVVRRRFQRYLRETAEDAEHDPTTTSCSGETADGAPATREIDPAEIDGPLPGIDPTTGRPRKFSYAPNLLVVDGGAPQVAAAQEVLSELGITDVAVCGLAKRLEEVWLPGDEMPAILPRTSEALYLLQRIRDEAHRFAITYHRQKRSARMTASELDGVPGLGSTRKTALIKHFGSVKKLRAATVEEITEVPGVGKRTAEAVLQALNTGEAS
- the rapZ gene encoding RNase adapter RapZ, which translates into the protein MSGRGEHDGGVEVAIVTGVSGAGRSTAAKVLEDLGWFVVDNLPPELLETVVDLGARSQGQVTRIAVVMDVRSRAFTADLGTQIKELDTRGARPRVVFLDADDSVLIRRFESNRRSHPLQGDGRLVDGIDAERELLAPLRDLADLVVDTSNRSVHELRKAIEEAFHESAAEVTSSVTVLSFGYKHGLPQDADLVVDVRFLPNPHWIPELREHDGREAVVSDYVLTQEGAAEFVDRYLELLRIVGVGYRREGKRYLTVAVGCTGGKHRSVAIAEEIARRMAGEDGVRVTVSHRDVGRE
- a CDS encoding uridine diphosphate-N-acetylglucosamine-binding protein YvcK, which translates into the protein MNGNGNGDGPGAPFRATALGGGHGLHATLRALRRLTDDVTAVVTVGDDGGSSGRIRRELDILPLGDLRMALDALAERDHAGPTDVSAWRRLFEHRFGGSGALAGHAVGNLVLAGLLDVTGDPVAALDEAGKLLGLRGRVLPMSTVPVDIEADVTGLGLSPSQATDDDIAHRIRGQVAVATTPGHVRQVRLVPRRPKACAEAVEAIRTADVVTLGPGSWFTSVMPHLLVPELFTALCETEARRVLVLNLAPQPGETAGFSPEQHLDALAEHAPRLRLDVVIADPDATPEPDRLRRGAEAFGATTLFTAVGEPDGAPRHDAVALAGALREAAGSAASRERVPDDEWDARVETWGRAARRRLGADVFFTPTDGAYRHDEEDLRWP
- the whiA gene encoding DNA-binding protein WhiA, giving the protein MAMTAAVKDELSRLAVTKTCCRRAEVSALLRFGGGLHIVNGRVVVEAELDTGNAARRLRREIHELYGHQPEVHVLSQGNLRKGTRYVVRVATDGDSLARQTGLLDPRGRPVRGLPPQVVSGGVCDAEAAWRGAFLAHGSLTEPGRSSALEITCPGMEAAMALVGAARRLGVAAKAREVRGADRVVVRDGDAIGALLTRIGAHSSVLQWEERRMRREVRATANRLANFDDANLRRSVKAAVTASARVNRALELLGDEVPDHLITAGRLRVQHEQASLEELGQLADPPMTKDAVAGRIRRLLAMADKKAKDMRVPDTSAAVSAEDLEDDMVEVPAGREH